In one window of Ignatzschineria indica DNA:
- the ispE gene encoding 4-(cytidine 5'-diphospho)-2-C-methyl-D-erythritol kinase gives MQYYPSPAKINRMLRVIRREANGYHYLQTVFQFTDLYDEIGYQITDHPEITFHYPHINFPKEEDLIYRAIMALKDATQCTKGVMIDLVKNLPMGAGIGGGSSNAATTLIVLNKLWKLNLTKEQLIDIGSQLGADVPIFIYGRSAWGEGIGEKLTPLDLPEERFLMINPGIHISTKVIFESPFLPRNSAMMSECYFDQSRAINDCLPAIYHHYPEMEQIMKRLIALDFDPYITGTGSCLYIKEPSKESDGETKYQQIRELATQHQWQLIPFQSRNISPLYSAYPQLKPYEKRID, from the coding sequence ATGCAATATTACCCTTCCCCTGCCAAAATCAATCGCATGCTTCGAGTCATTCGACGCGAAGCTAATGGTTACCACTATCTACAAACGGTTTTTCAATTCACCGATCTCTATGATGAGATCGGCTATCAAATTACCGATCATCCTGAGATCACCTTCCACTACCCTCATATCAATTTCCCGAAGGAAGAGGATCTTATCTATCGCGCCATTATGGCACTCAAAGATGCGACCCAATGCACCAAAGGGGTGATGATCGATCTTGTCAAAAATCTTCCAATGGGTGCCGGCATCGGAGGTGGTAGCTCCAATGCGGCAACAACCCTAATCGTATTGAATAAACTATGGAAACTCAATCTCACAAAAGAGCAACTGATCGATATCGGGAGTCAATTAGGGGCGGATGTCCCTATCTTTATCTATGGAAGAAGTGCATGGGGGGAAGGAATAGGTGAAAAACTAACGCCTCTCGATCTTCCTGAAGAACGCTTCTTAATGATCAATCCCGGTATTCACATCAGTACAAAAGTGATCTTTGAGAGCCCTTTTCTACCCCGAAACTCAGCGATGATGAGTGAGTGTTATTTCGATCAATCTCGTGCGATTAATGATTGCTTGCCGGCAATATATCACCACTATCCTGAGATGGAGCAGATCATGAAAAGGCTCATAGCGCTCGATTTTGATCCTTATATTACCGGTACAGGTTCATGTCTCTATATTAAAGAACCCTCCAAAGAGAGCGATGGAGAGACTAAGTATCAACAAATCAGAGAACTTGCCACACAGCATCAATGGCAGCTCATCCCTTTCCAAAGCCGCAATATCTCACCTCTTTATAGCGCTTATCCTCAACTAAAACCTTATGAAAAAAGGATAGATTAG
- a CDS encoding FUSC family protein codes for MMKKVTDLLKEAIAVNNRPWPWERAIGAGIAMTLPILIGIWLDQLQYGLIAGLGGFTYLYAFPIPYAQLSKRLLFVAITIVTCSFLGSILSPYPLAVAIVMGLIAGVSLFIFNALRFIGPSAIFFVLIFALTADMTETDLIGALTRAGLVALGALLSWIIAMSGFLLNPHRPEIRAIRRAYQQLTTFTESIGTDQFQKEKYKTMGVFKESFDTLIAGELPWQPSETYRRLLHLAIEGNEYFLTILNNCSDDNTAINPELAFYLQRSLQKIESDIDHKFLNRKNRDILLHNHSKKNNSSTTADIDTPKLPALSPSMAIITQQLKKMEQALHAPLAELEPVTLESKTSVKDLLVNAFDRNSLVFLTAIRFSVITTMAALIAYSFDFTRSYWIPLSCVAVMSGESMIATLHRAIQRSIGTFIGIIIASSILYFKPSGYPIALFILFFTATIELFIIRNYGLAVIFITPNALLLAETITGGEFSFFHFSSARMIDVVIGSAIGIIGVLLMGKRSASVRIPRILMRTLRNQSQMILLLFSREKASTEKQIQARLIKMKTNLNNLMALYNAAIGEIPKKRELLEYYWPIIYSMEKLAFLLESAAEKPSRPILKEEDLASLLFLFETLANAAQYSEAEKIKPIPEIEGFDSIQREIDTLQQAFASQ; via the coding sequence ATGATGAAAAAAGTCACTGATCTTCTCAAAGAAGCCATTGCTGTTAATAATCGTCCCTGGCCCTGGGAAAGAGCAATCGGTGCCGGAATCGCCATGACACTTCCTATCTTAATTGGAATTTGGCTAGATCAGTTACAGTATGGGCTTATTGCAGGATTAGGGGGCTTTACCTATCTCTATGCCTTTCCTATCCCTTATGCCCAACTCTCAAAGCGTCTACTATTTGTTGCTATAACTATTGTAACCTGCTCTTTTCTCGGCTCAATATTATCCCCTTATCCGCTCGCTGTTGCTATTGTGATGGGCCTAATTGCCGGGGTTAGTCTCTTTATTTTTAATGCACTACGTTTTATCGGTCCTTCGGCAATCTTTTTTGTCTTAATTTTTGCTTTAACAGCAGATATGACTGAAACAGACCTTATCGGCGCACTAACACGTGCAGGATTAGTGGCTCTCGGAGCGTTGCTCTCTTGGATTATTGCAATGAGTGGCTTTCTCCTCAACCCTCATCGCCCTGAAATTAGAGCGATCCGTAGAGCCTATCAACAATTAACCACATTTACAGAGAGTATCGGGACAGATCAATTTCAGAAGGAGAAGTATAAAACAATGGGGGTCTTCAAGGAGAGCTTTGACACCTTAATTGCCGGCGAACTCCCTTGGCAACCCTCCGAAACATATCGTCGCCTCCTGCATCTTGCCATTGAAGGAAATGAGTACTTTTTAACTATCCTCAATAATTGCTCCGATGATAATACAGCTATTAACCCCGAACTAGCGTTCTATCTGCAACGCTCCTTACAAAAAATCGAATCTGATATTGATCATAAATTTCTCAATAGAAAAAATAGGGATATCCTTCTCCATAATCACTCTAAAAAGAATAATAGTAGTACTACCGCAGATATCGACACCCCGAAATTGCCGGCACTCTCTCCATCAATGGCCATTATTACGCAACAGCTCAAAAAAATGGAGCAAGCCTTGCATGCTCCTCTTGCAGAATTGGAACCCGTTACATTAGAGAGCAAAACATCTGTTAAAGATCTCCTGGTGAATGCCTTCGATCGTAACTCGCTTGTCTTTTTAACGGCTATACGTTTTAGTGTTATCACTACAATGGCTGCGCTTATCGCCTATAGCTTCGACTTCACTCGTTCTTACTGGATACCACTCTCCTGTGTCGCTGTAATGTCTGGCGAATCGATGATCGCAACACTGCATCGCGCCATTCAACGCTCAATTGGTACTTTTATCGGAATTATCATTGCCAGTTCAATTCTCTACTTTAAACCTTCTGGCTATCCCATCGCACTCTTTATCCTCTTCTTTACAGCGACAATCGAGCTTTTCATTATCCGTAACTACGGTTTGGCAGTAATCTTTATTACCCCCAATGCGCTTCTCTTAGCCGAAACAATCACCGGTGGAGAGTTTTCATTCTTCCACTTCTCTAGCGCAAGAATGATCGACGTCGTTATCGGAAGTGCAATCGGTATTATCGGTGTTCTTCTAATGGGAAAACGATCTGCTTCAGTACGTATCCCACGAATTTTAATGCGTACATTACGAAACCAGTCTCAAATGATTCTTCTACTCTTCTCTCGAGAGAAAGCGAGTACTGAAAAGCAGATTCAAGCTCGACTAATAAAGATGAAAACTAACTTAAATAATCTTATGGCACTCTATAATGCTGCTATCGGAGAGATTCCTAAAAAGAGAGAGTTGCTAGAATACTACTGGCCGATTATCTACTCAATGGAGAAACTTGCCTTCCTTCTCGAGAGTGCAGCTGAGAAACCATCCCGCCCCATTCTAAAAGAGGAAGATCTAGCATCTCTGCTCTTTCTATTTGAAACTCTCGCGAATGCTGCTCAATATTCAGAAGCAGAAAAGATCAAGCCAATCCCTGAGATAGAAGGTTTTGATAGTATTCAGCGCGAAATCGATACCCTGCAACAAGCTTTTGCAAGCCAATAA
- the ftsY gene encoding signal recognition particle-docking protein FtsY: protein MAEKKKGWFSRLFGGKKEDKAVSQETPLEEKSSVQAVKSPAEDDKEIPSQKESSPLSTVEHIVEEIAHDIADEIKENVKPQSQSDSAKELPAQHQFLEKIASDAKEETLEASNEQGHLQDEKVSEEHVTESKMPLDPSPIEDSKEEATEVVTETEETEVEKIEVEQPAISDAQTTSIDEEADKQIADGQINEQAEEYVEVTQEKPKQKKGFFARLTSRLSKTRNSITEGIADLFLGKKEINEEILEELETRLLMADVGINVTDQLLTSIRDSVSRKSLSNVDELFAALKVEMKEILEPVSKPLVIDKEHTPYVILMIGVNGVGKTTTIGKLAKKFQAEGRSVMLAAGDTFRAAAVEQLQVWGERNKIPVISQKEGADPASVIFDAMESAKARKIDILIADTAGRLHTDSGLMQELAKINRVIKRHDESAPHEVMLVVDASTGQNALNQARQFNETVPITGMTFTKLDGTAKGGILFAIAEELEIPIRFIGVGETIDDLRPFNSNEFVDALISTEESEIEKGE from the coding sequence ATGGCTGAAAAGAAAAAAGGTTGGTTTAGTAGATTATTTGGTGGCAAAAAAGAGGATAAGGCTGTCTCTCAAGAGACTCCGCTTGAGGAAAAATCTTCCGTTCAAGCAGTCAAATCCCCTGCTGAAGATGATAAAGAGATCCCCTCTCAAAAAGAGAGCTCTCCTCTTTCCACTGTAGAGCATATTGTTGAGGAGATTGCTCACGATATTGCAGATGAGATTAAAGAGAATGTTAAACCTCAGAGTCAATCCGATTCTGCAAAAGAATTGCCGGCACAACATCAGTTCTTAGAAAAGATCGCATCTGATGCCAAAGAGGAGACTCTTGAAGCATCTAATGAACAGGGTCATCTTCAAGATGAGAAAGTCTCAGAAGAGCATGTTACAGAGAGTAAGATGCCGCTTGATCCCTCCCCTATTGAGGACTCCAAAGAGGAAGCGACTGAAGTAGTTACTGAAACTGAAGAAACTGAGGTTGAAAAGATTGAAGTTGAGCAACCGGCAATCAGCGACGCACAAACAACTTCTATCGATGAAGAAGCCGATAAGCAAATTGCTGATGGTCAGATTAATGAGCAAGCTGAAGAGTATGTCGAGGTCACTCAAGAGAAGCCAAAACAGAAGAAAGGATTCTTTGCCCGCCTAACAAGTCGCCTAAGTAAGACACGCAATAGTATTACTGAAGGAATTGCAGATCTTTTCCTTGGTAAAAAAGAGATTAATGAAGAGATCTTAGAAGAGCTAGAAACGCGCCTTTTAATGGCCGATGTGGGCATCAATGTTACAGATCAACTTCTCACCTCAATTCGTGACTCTGTCTCCCGTAAGTCACTCTCTAATGTGGATGAACTCTTTGCGGCATTAAAGGTAGAGATGAAGGAGATTTTAGAGCCCGTATCAAAACCATTAGTAATCGATAAGGAGCATACACCTTATGTGATCTTGATGATTGGTGTAAATGGCGTGGGTAAGACAACAACTATTGGTAAATTAGCGAAGAAATTCCAAGCAGAAGGTCGCTCTGTAATGTTAGCCGCCGGCGATACCTTTAGAGCTGCTGCTGTAGAACAATTACAAGTTTGGGGTGAAAGAAATAAGATCCCTGTCATATCACAAAAAGAGGGCGCTGATCCGGCTTCTGTTATCTTTGATGCGATGGAATCAGCAAAAGCTCGGAAAATTGATATCTTAATTGCCGATACTGCCGGCAGACTCCATACAGACTCAGGCTTAATGCAGGAGCTTGCCAAAATTAATCGAGTGATTAAACGACATGATGAGAGCGCTCCTCACGAAGTAATGTTAGTGGTTGATGCCTCTACGGGTCAAAATGCGCTTAATCAAGCACGTCAATTTAATGAGACTGTTCCGATTACCGGCATGACATTTACCAAACTCGATGGAACAGCGAAAGGGGGAATCCTCTTTGCCATTGCGGAAGAGCTTGAGATTCCCATTCGCTTTATTGGTGTCGGCGAAACAATCGATGATCTCCGTCCGTTCAACTCAAATGAGTTTGTAGATGCTTTAATCTCAACCGAAGAGAGTGAAATCGAAAAGGGTGAGTAA
- a CDS encoding oxidative damage protection protein, with product MSRKVFCVKLQKEAEGMPRQMYPGELGKQIFENVSNEAWQQWLRAQTILINEYRINPLDPKSREFLEKQMHDFFFGDGADMPDAFKPQ from the coding sequence ATGTCACGTAAAGTTTTTTGTGTCAAATTGCAAAAAGAAGCAGAAGGTATGCCAAGACAGATGTATCCTGGGGAGCTAGGAAAGCAAATTTTTGAAAATGTCTCTAATGAAGCATGGCAACAATGGTTAAGAGCGCAAACAATTTTAATCAATGAGTATCGTATTAACCCCCTTGATCCTAAATCGAGAGAGTTTTTAGAAAAACAGATGCATGATTTCTTTTTTGGTGATGGTGCGGATATGCCGGATGCATTTAAGCCTCAATAA
- a CDS encoding ImmA/IrrE family metallo-endopeptidase, translated as MFTVEVDKIKWIAGSLGMSIDTLAEEIAPKKKEDFKEGKLGKGAIQKLAKVSKQPLAFLLHDLPLSDQKIEFPDFRQTATPIELSSNFFEILKDVRKKVDWYEDFLKEEGYEPLSFIGKYNFNLKLSVTTVVEDIIRELKWAPEYPIKTDLLLNNLINAVEESRILVFRNSIVKNNTREPLSVDEFRGFVISNQYAPAIFINTRDSKAANLFTLVHELAHLWLGLEGVSNIDYEYLMNIQKPSREVLIERFCNKVAAEFLMPHKIFKQKWNNSNEPKHEAYNIANYFGVSALAAAIRANELKLIDSAYVSKIQHETTLALQRKKERASSGGPKYIYMIPIRNSRRFTNTVVRSAMNQKITLKYAGQLINASPKVVMDIYKGQV; from the coding sequence ATGTTTACGGTAGAAGTAGATAAAATCAAATGGATCGCCGGCTCTCTAGGCATGAGTATTGACACTCTTGCCGAGGAGATTGCACCCAAGAAAAAAGAGGACTTTAAAGAGGGGAAGTTAGGAAAAGGCGCGATACAAAAGCTAGCTAAAGTTTCTAAGCAGCCTTTAGCTTTTCTGCTTCATGATTTGCCTTTGAGTGATCAAAAGATTGAGTTCCCAGATTTTAGACAAACAGCGACTCCAATAGAACTTAGTAGTAACTTCTTTGAAATATTAAAAGATGTTCGGAAAAAGGTAGATTGGTATGAGGATTTTTTGAAAGAAGAGGGCTATGAACCTCTCTCTTTCATAGGTAAATATAATTTTAACCTAAAATTATCCGTAACTACTGTCGTAGAGGATATTATAAGAGAATTGAAATGGGCACCTGAATATCCAATAAAGACCGATCTTCTATTAAATAACCTTATCAATGCCGTTGAAGAGAGCAGAATATTAGTTTTTAGAAATTCTATAGTAAAGAATAATACTAGAGAACCTTTAAGTGTTGATGAGTTCAGAGGATTCGTAATCTCTAATCAATATGCTCCAGCGATATTTATTAATACTCGAGATAGTAAAGCTGCAAATTTATTTACACTTGTACATGAACTAGCTCATTTATGGCTTGGGTTAGAAGGTGTTAGTAATATTGATTATGAATATTTAATGAATATTCAAAAGCCAAGCAGAGAGGTTTTGATAGAGCGATTTTGTAATAAAGTCGCTGCAGAGTTTCTCATGCCTCACAAGATATTTAAGCAAAAATGGAATAATAGTAATGAGCCTAAACATGAGGCTTATAATATAGCTAACTATTTTGGAGTTAGCGCATTAGCTGCTGCTATACGAGCGAATGAACTCAAGTTAATTGATAGCGCTTATGTTTCAAAAATTCAGCATGAAACAACATTAGCACTACAAAGAAAAAAAGAAAGAGCAAGCTCTGGCGGCCCTAAATATATCTATATGATACCTATTAGAAATAGCAGGAGATTTACTAATACAGTTGTTCGTAGTGCAATGAATCAGAAAATTACCTTAAAGTATGCAGGGCAATTAATTAATGCGAGCCCCAAGGTTGTAATGGATATTTATAAAGGGCAAGTCTGA
- the xpt gene encoding xanthine phosphoribosyltransferase: protein MKLLHERIVQDGLAFDDGTLKVDSFINHQMDPILMKSIAVEFVRRFATLPINKIITIEASGIAPAIMLGYLLELPVVFVKKKTPKTMEKMYLSTVYSFTKDRTYNVCVSEEYLSKEDNVLFIDDFLANGNAALGVKSLIDQAGATLSGMGFIIEKSFQEGRARLEKEGINVQSLARVASLAGGKVSFIEE from the coding sequence ATGAAACTGCTTCACGAAAGAATTGTCCAAGATGGTTTAGCATTTGATGATGGGACCTTAAAGGTTGATAGCTTTATTAACCACCAAATGGATCCGATCTTAATGAAATCGATTGCGGTAGAGTTTGTTCGCCGTTTTGCAACGCTCCCGATCAATAAAATTATTACTATTGAAGCAAGCGGTATCGCACCAGCGATTATGTTAGGCTACCTATTAGAGCTTCCGGTTGTATTTGTGAAGAAGAAAACACCAAAAACAATGGAAAAAATGTATCTTTCAACAGTTTACTCTTTCACTAAGGATCGTACATACAATGTTTGTGTCAGTGAAGAGTATCTCTCTAAAGAGGATAATGTTCTCTTCATCGATGACTTCTTGGCAAATGGTAATGCTGCGTTAGGAGTGAAATCATTAATTGATCAAGCAGGGGCAACGCTTTCTGGTATGGGCTTTATTATTGAGAAGAGCTTCCAAGAAGGGCGTGCAAGGTTAGAAAAAGAGGGAATTAATGTTCAATCTCTCGCGCGTGTTGCCTCACTTGCCGGTGGTAAAGTTTCATTTATTGAAGAGTAG
- a CDS encoding ribose-phosphate pyrophosphokinase encodes MSSKDQMMVFTGNANPELAKKVVEHLGLELGDATVGRFSDGEVMISINENVRGKDVFFIQPTCYPTNDNLMELLVACDALRRASAGRITAVIPYYGYSRQDRRPRSARVPISAKVVANMITSVGCDRVLTIDLHADQIQGFFEIPVDNIYASSVIQNDIIAQGAEDITVVSPDVGGVLRARSVAKQIPGADLVIIDKRRPAPNVAEVMNIIGEVEGRNCIIVDDIVDTAGTLASAAKVLKSRGAKTVRAYCTHPIFSGKAIENIEGSGLDEMIVTDTIPLREEARNCEKIRVLSIADVIANTISRIHEEESVSTLFSME; translated from the coding sequence ATGAGTAGCAAAGACCAGATGATGGTGTTTACCGGCAACGCCAATCCAGAGTTAGCTAAAAAGGTAGTTGAACATTTAGGGCTTGAGTTAGGGGATGCGACAGTAGGACGCTTCTCAGATGGGGAAGTGATGATCTCTATCAATGAAAATGTTCGTGGTAAAGATGTCTTTTTTATTCAGCCAACTTGTTATCCAACTAATGATAACTTAATGGAACTTCTGGTAGCATGTGATGCGCTTCGTAGAGCGTCAGCGGGTAGAATTACAGCAGTCATTCCTTACTATGGCTACTCAAGACAGGATCGTCGTCCTCGTTCAGCTCGTGTACCTATCTCTGCAAAAGTTGTTGCAAATATGATTACAAGTGTAGGGTGTGATCGTGTATTGACTATCGATCTCCATGCTGATCAAATTCAAGGGTTCTTTGAAATTCCTGTGGATAATATCTATGCATCATCAGTTATCCAAAATGATATCATTGCTCAGGGTGCTGAAGATATCACTGTCGTCTCTCCTGATGTTGGTGGCGTACTCCGTGCTCGTTCTGTTGCAAAACAGATTCCGGGTGCAGATTTAGTAATTATTGATAAACGTCGTCCAGCGCCGAATGTTGCTGAAGTAATGAACATTATTGGTGAGGTCGAGGGTCGTAACTGTATCATTGTTGATGATATTGTTGATACTGCAGGTACATTAGCGTCAGCTGCGAAAGTTTTAAAGTCTCGTGGTGCGAAGACTGTTAGAGCATATTGTACGCATCCGATCTTCTCTGGAAAAGCAATTGAAAATATTGAAGGTTCAGGGCTTGACGAAATGATTGTAACTGATACAATACCTCTCCGTGAAGAAGCTAGAAACTGTGAAAAGATTCGAGTTCTCTCAATTGCAGATGTGATTGCTAACACTATCAGTCGCATTCATGAAGAGGAATCAGTGAGTACTCTCTTCTCAATGGAATAA
- a CDS encoding DUF4411 family protein, with translation MSKYLLDSNIFIQSKNLHYRFSFCGNFWILLQDMHATGMVFTVKVVKQELLKTKDELSDWIRSLPKEMFLDHWNAVDEWVTVTEYPRICGHPYFDYALEEFANEHEADAWLIAYAKKYGYTIVTNEVRNPDMKRKVPLYDIAEAFSVPCITLFDFLEKYTDNFTLKEA, from the coding sequence ATGTCAAAATATTTATTAGATAGCAATATATTTATACAGTCTAAGAATCTGCATTATCGTTTCTCATTTTGTGGAAATTTTTGGATTCTCTTACAAGATATGCATGCAACAGGAATGGTTTTTACAGTCAAGGTAGTAAAACAAGAGCTTTTAAAAACCAAAGACGAGTTATCAGATTGGATTCGAAGCTTACCTAAGGAGATGTTTTTAGACCATTGGAATGCAGTTGATGAGTGGGTTACGGTAACAGAATATCCGAGAATTTGCGGACATCCTTATTTTGATTACGCTTTAGAAGAGTTTGCAAATGAGCATGAGGCTGATGCTTGGCTGATTGCATATGCTAAAAAATATGGTTATACCATAGTAACGAATGAAGTCAGAAATCCTGACATGAAGAGAAAAGTCCCACTATATGATATTGCTGAGGCTTTTAGTGTGCCATGCATTACCTTATTTGATTTTTTAGAAAAATATACGGATAACTTCACTTTGAAAGAGGCCTAG
- the lolB gene encoding lipoprotein insertase outer membrane protein LolB, which translates to MKRSKIIPFIFFTLAVTACTAPNYVSLEESDYYKVFGRTAIKHPTQSGQVSFAIEQAKNSTINIIIQGPFAQGRADIEIADNETTITIDEQTFKDRGPDQLFYNLTGIEWPVSGTQNWIKGKPYHPDTHITYDKDGKIERFNEDGWNISYQEWTTKSGLELPLKMTITRGNDIRLRFLIDNWIIR; encoded by the coding sequence ATGAAAAGATCAAAAATTATCCCTTTTATTTTTTTCACTTTAGCAGTTACCGCCTGTACAGCCCCTAATTATGTGTCATTAGAGGAATCTGACTACTATAAAGTTTTTGGCAGAACCGCAATCAAGCATCCGACACAGAGCGGGCAAGTGAGCTTTGCTATCGAACAGGCCAAAAATAGTACGATCAACATTATCATTCAAGGACCTTTTGCCCAAGGTCGTGCAGATATCGAGATCGCCGATAATGAAACAACCATTACAATCGATGAACAGACCTTTAAGGATCGAGGTCCGGATCAACTCTTTTATAACCTTACCGGCATCGAATGGCCTGTGTCAGGCACTCAAAATTGGATTAAAGGAAAACCTTACCACCCCGATACTCACATCACTTACGATAAAGATGGAAAGATAGAGCGTTTCAATGAAGATGGTTGGAATATTAGTTACCAGGAGTGGACCACTAAGAGTGGGTTAGAACTCCCCTTAAAGATGACAATCACTCGTGGCAATGATATTCGCTTACGTTTCTTAATTGACAACTGGATTATTCGATAA
- a CDS encoding B12-binding domain-containing radical SAM protein — protein sequence MTRESIQGQMDILLITLNARYSHASLGLRYLKANLYELEERAEILEFTIQQNREAMLEEIYHRQPKIVSFGIYIWNFRETTLLIRDLRALMPDLVITIGGPEVSYEYEEIEIFPLIDYLITGWGDISFYQLAKSLLIENQPWESKVIKGIEPPLSEIKLPYYLYTEEDIKYRTVYIEASRGCPFKCEFCLSSLDKTAWRFPLEPFLDAMDDLYRRGLRQYKFVDRTFNLKKDFTLAILDFFLQKIAENPDDPLFLHFELVPDYLSDELKAKILEFPDGSLQFEIGIQTLNSTTQHLISRRTNLPIAKENISWLSKNTDVHLHVDLIVGLPDEDLESFAVGFNELWSWEPQEIQVGILKRLKGVPIIRHTNEFQYRFSQEPPYSILQNRELPFPEVMEMERFAKFWDLIANSGRYRETLPLILADKPFEEFRALARSLYQSFGRAYAIALDRLFKAIYLYLVDERGYSVERVREVMRQDFLRTGIKGWPKYLGERPDELLFERDRKASKEERLHEALPQRQRQHRV from the coding sequence ATGACAAGAGAATCGATACAAGGACAGATGGATATTTTATTAATTACATTAAATGCGCGTTATTCCCATGCTTCACTAGGTCTTCGTTATCTAAAGGCGAATCTTTATGAGCTAGAAGAGCGGGCAGAGATCCTTGAGTTTACGATTCAACAAAATAGGGAGGCGATGTTAGAGGAGATCTATCATCGTCAACCTAAAATCGTCTCTTTTGGTATCTATATCTGGAATTTTAGAGAGACGACACTACTTATTCGAGATCTTCGAGCCCTTATGCCGGATCTGGTTATTACAATTGGCGGCCCTGAAGTCTCTTATGAGTATGAAGAAATTGAGATATTTCCTCTGATTGATTATCTGATTACAGGTTGGGGTGATATCAGTTTTTATCAATTGGCAAAATCACTTCTGATTGAGAATCAGCCTTGGGAGAGTAAAGTTATAAAGGGGATAGAGCCTCCATTATCGGAGATTAAATTGCCCTATTATCTCTATACAGAAGAGGATATTAAATATCGAACAGTCTATATTGAAGCCTCTCGAGGGTGCCCTTTTAAGTGTGAATTTTGCCTCTCTAGTCTAGATAAGACAGCTTGGCGCTTTCCTTTAGAGCCTTTTTTAGATGCGATGGATGATCTCTATCGTCGTGGCTTGCGTCAATATAAGTTTGTTGACCGAACTTTTAATTTAAAGAAAGATTTTACTCTAGCAATTTTAGATTTTTTCCTACAGAAAATTGCCGAGAATCCCGATGATCCCCTCTTTCTTCATTTTGAGTTGGTGCCTGATTATCTTTCTGATGAATTAAAAGCAAAAATCTTAGAGTTTCCAGATGGTTCATTGCAATTTGAGATAGGTATTCAGACACTCAATAGCACAACTCAACATCTTATTTCACGACGTACTAATCTTCCGATTGCGAAAGAGAATATCTCTTGGCTCTCAAAAAATACCGATGTCCATCTCCATGTCGATCTTATTGTGGGGTTGCCTGATGAGGATTTAGAGAGTTTTGCTGTGGGGTTTAATGAGCTCTGGTCATGGGAGCCTCAAGAGATTCAGGTCGGTATTTTGAAGCGACTTAAAGGAGTGCCGATTATTCGACATACCAATGAATTTCAATATCGATTTAGCCAAGAGCCTCCCTATTCAATCTTACAAAATCGAGAGCTACCATTTCCTGAGGTAATGGAGATGGAGCGCTTTGCAAAGTTTTGGGATCTTATCGCAAACTCAGGCCGTTATCGTGAAACGTTACCGCTTATTCTTGCTGACAAGCCTTTTGAGGAGTTTAGGGCGTTAGCTCGCTCACTCTATCAAAGCTTCGGTCGAGCATATGCTATTGCTTTAGATCGACTCTTCAAAGCGATCTATCTCTATCTAGTGGATGAGAGAGGATATAGTGTTGAGAGGGTTCGAGAAGTGATGCGGCAGGACTTTTTACGCACAGGAATTAAAGGATGGCCGAAGTATCTCGGTGAAAGACCTGATGAGCTGCTCTTTGAAAGAGATCGGAAGGCGAGTAAAGAGGAGCGACTCCATGAGGCGTTGCCGCAACGACAAAGACAGCATCGAGTCTAA